One part of the Sorangiineae bacterium MSr11954 genome encodes these proteins:
- a CDS encoding VWA domain-containing protein — protein sequence MGGLELLNAPGLWLLTALGPLILFYVLKVRRQRVRIASTWLWAAAQRDLMAKQPFRKLVAELPLLLQILALVALAVALARPAARGGKIAGDHVAIVVDTSASMGARMDAGGAPTTRMAAAQKAVRDVIANMEPGADAIVIEAAREAKIVSPPERDRRRLEEAVASLEVRELEGELAPAVALAADRLRSMGGRKRMVIVTDGALAKSAPLAAADVDVQLVAVDEAAQGSGASDNAAIVRIDVRSGIDTTSRGGAAPDARPGGASPDARPGGASPDGRLGDGSHAARDGQRREQAQVFVMIRNYADRARDTFVTLRIEDRAEPIASRRVLLPAKEKTPVVLTFEPASSLGASDRGKGLIVQLSDPEGREASDRLPLDDVAYGRVPSGYKMPVTLASAAPYSWVARALEADPSIDLQRLTLAQLDTVNVDPEALVIVEGGCPENPPGRDLVVIAPPAGRCRETDVLAPVANPQLTSWEAGDARLRFLTLDGVHVSRATPLRAIGAEGSLVRAGTATLMADASIPGRAVTLVGFDVGDSDWPLQASFVLFVRNLVEQSRLHRIQGAAGPVRTGDPLRIAVPNGITTVRVEGPGMADHELSASGGFVVVPGVDRAGIYHVRWSSPRVGAATVAANLTSEAESDVLARKVLVDTSSGAGATTVRSTPGHREWNTWLLTFAALVLAFDLWWLTRGRQGQLRAGSYALLALSAAPLLYVALTHGGILRETYVRFGAPAALWLLLAAGAFVAWRIARLPMRMSSARRSLVTWLVAASILGALFAVAEPELGRPLDRTTLILALDRSRSIDLVSGADKRMAAETSLAERGMHDDDRIGVVAFGADAQTEDPPRPKSDLPPPQRANVGRDGTDLAGAIRRSLAELPADTQGRIALMTDGVQTRGDALAAAALAVAARVPIDVVPLDQRSIPDVRVVSVRAPVRADEGEPLDLRVVTSSPAATDVEIRVKRDGEPIHTGRAHIGAGEDVLRLRETAAGPGLHRYDVEISAVDPNADGAPEDNSGSTFVRVRGPSLALVLEGDSGKGAPLAQALSATGFRVVQRTTSGVPADVGELAGFDLVVLSDVRASDLAPSQIDALASYAKDLGGGLLLMGGDRSMGPGGYARTAIEDVSPVSFDLKEEKRRASLAEVIAIDYSGSMGMTVGGKTKLALANEAAARSASLLGPGDRLGVEHVDDRIAWTIPVSPVTDVEGIAKKIQAVSVGGGGIYTDIALKAGYEALQSEQVNLKHLLLFADGDDAERLAGCRALTKTAMDHGITTSVISLGRGNDTAELEVLSKIGGGRFYLIDDASKLPAVFSQETILASKGAIKETPFHAGIGAPIPATRGIDFSHAPPLGGYVITVKKPRATVALTAEEGDPLLATWAVGIGRVAAFTSDFKDRWGREWLQFPGALKMFGQLARDTARKSDDPRVRLESDTSGGELHIRADVIGDDGRAQTFRRLTVHVAGPDGFARDLALEAVGAGRYAASVPLSRPGTYVATAKDELGGEAVGTTGAALTAGEELRPTGTDRALLTRIATMTGGKVRDTLAGIYDDRGARRFAYTPLGAPLALLAALAMVLGVGARRLGVPDFVTHAAARLRGLSARSKEAREKRAETRAAAIQRAQEIERLNTALLATKQRATPLSRTPHPAPPTAGPGLRSPQAPPPAAAPAPPASPADPAAPPARELSAAEKLALKRRERR from the coding sequence ATGGGCGGGCTCGAGCTCCTCAACGCCCCGGGCCTGTGGCTCCTCACGGCGCTCGGGCCGCTGATATTGTTTTACGTCTTGAAGGTGCGGCGCCAGCGGGTGCGGATCGCCTCCACCTGGCTCTGGGCGGCCGCGCAGCGCGATCTCATGGCCAAGCAGCCGTTTCGCAAGCTCGTGGCCGAGCTGCCGCTGCTCCTGCAAATCCTGGCGCTCGTGGCACTCGCGGTGGCGCTGGCGCGGCCCGCGGCGCGCGGCGGAAAGATCGCGGGCGATCACGTGGCCATCGTGGTCGACACCAGCGCCTCCATGGGCGCCCGGATGGACGCGGGCGGCGCGCCGACGACGCGCATGGCGGCGGCGCAAAAGGCGGTGCGCGACGTCATCGCCAACATGGAGCCGGGGGCCGACGCCATCGTGATCGAGGCGGCGCGCGAGGCGAAGATCGTCTCGCCGCCGGAGCGCGATCGGCGGCGTCTGGAGGAGGCCGTGGCCTCGCTCGAGGTGCGGGAGCTCGAGGGCGAGCTGGCGCCGGCCGTGGCGCTGGCCGCCGATCGGCTGCGCAGCATGGGCGGCCGCAAGCGCATGGTGATCGTGACCGACGGAGCGCTCGCCAAGAGCGCGCCGCTCGCGGCGGCCGATGTGGACGTGCAGCTCGTCGCGGTCGACGAGGCTGCGCAAGGGTCCGGCGCCAGCGACAACGCCGCCATCGTTCGCATCGATGTGCGCTCCGGGATCGATACGACCTCGCGCGGGGGCGCGGCGCCCGATGCTCGGCCCGGGGGCGCGTCGCCCGATGCTCGGCCCGGGGGCGCGTCGCCCGATGGCCGGCTCGGGGACGGGTCGCACGCGGCGCGCGACGGTCAACGCCGGGAGCAGGCGCAGGTCTTCGTGATGATCCGCAACTACGCGGACCGCGCGCGCGACACCTTCGTGACCCTTCGCATCGAGGACCGCGCCGAGCCCATCGCGTCGCGGCGCGTGCTCTTGCCGGCCAAGGAGAAGACGCCGGTGGTGCTCACGTTCGAGCCCGCGTCATCGTTGGGGGCGTCCGATCGCGGCAAGGGCCTCATCGTGCAGCTCTCCGATCCGGAGGGGCGCGAGGCGAGCGATCGCCTGCCGCTCGACGACGTCGCCTACGGGCGCGTCCCCTCGGGCTACAAGATGCCGGTGACCCTGGCGTCGGCCGCCCCGTACTCGTGGGTCGCGCGGGCGCTGGAGGCGGATCCCAGCATCGATCTGCAGCGGCTGACCCTCGCGCAGCTGGACACGGTCAATGTCGACCCCGAGGCGCTGGTGATCGTCGAGGGCGGGTGCCCCGAGAACCCGCCCGGGCGCGATCTGGTGGTGATCGCGCCGCCCGCGGGCCGCTGCCGCGAGACCGACGTCCTCGCACCGGTGGCGAACCCGCAGCTCACCTCGTGGGAGGCGGGCGACGCGCGGCTGCGCTTCCTCACCTTGGACGGCGTTCATGTGTCGCGCGCCACGCCGCTGCGGGCCATCGGCGCGGAGGGTTCGCTGGTCCGCGCGGGGACCGCGACCTTGATGGCCGACGCCTCGATCCCCGGGCGCGCGGTGACCCTGGTCGGCTTCGACGTGGGCGACAGCGATTGGCCGCTGCAAGCCTCCTTCGTCCTCTTCGTGCGCAACTTGGTCGAGCAGTCGCGGCTGCACCGGATCCAAGGCGCCGCCGGCCCCGTTCGCACCGGCGATCCCTTGCGCATCGCCGTGCCGAACGGCATCACCACGGTGCGCGTGGAAGGGCCGGGCATGGCCGATCACGAGCTCTCCGCGAGCGGCGGCTTCGTCGTCGTCCCCGGCGTGGATCGCGCGGGGATCTACCACGTAAGGTGGTCGTCTCCTCGGGTGGGCGCGGCCACCGTCGCAGCCAACTTGACGAGCGAGGCCGAGAGCGACGTGCTCGCGCGCAAGGTCCTGGTCGACACCTCGAGCGGCGCAGGCGCCACGACCGTGCGCTCGACCCCCGGGCACCGCGAGTGGAACACGTGGCTCCTTACGTTTGCGGCGCTGGTGCTCGCGTTCGATCTGTGGTGGCTCACCCGCGGCCGCCAAGGACAGCTCCGCGCAGGCAGCTACGCCCTCCTCGCCCTGAGCGCCGCGCCGCTCCTCTATGTCGCCCTCACCCACGGGGGCATCCTGCGCGAGACCTATGTTCGCTTCGGCGCGCCCGCGGCGCTCTGGCTCCTCCTCGCCGCGGGCGCCTTCGTCGCATGGCGGATCGCGCGCCTCCCCATGCGCATGAGCAGCGCCCGGCGCAGCCTCGTCACATGGCTGGTCGCCGCGTCGATCCTCGGCGCCCTCTTTGCGGTGGCGGAGCCGGAGCTCGGCCGCCCCCTCGATCGCACCACCCTCATCCTGGCGCTCGATCGCTCGCGCTCGATCGACCTGGTCTCCGGCGCGGACAAACGGATGGCGGCGGAGACGTCCCTGGCCGAGCGCGGCATGCACGACGACGACCGCATCGGCGTGGTCGCCTTCGGCGCCGATGCGCAGACGGAGGATCCGCCGCGCCCCAAGAGCGACCTACCGCCACCGCAAAGGGCCAACGTGGGCCGCGACGGCACGGACCTCGCGGGGGCCATCCGACGATCGCTCGCGGAGCTCCCCGCCGATACGCAAGGGCGCATCGCGCTCATGACCGACGGCGTGCAGACCCGCGGCGATGCGCTGGCAGCAGCGGCGCTGGCGGTCGCCGCCCGTGTGCCCATCGACGTCGTGCCCCTCGATCAACGGAGCATCCCCGATGTGCGGGTGGTGAGCGTGCGCGCGCCGGTGCGAGCCGACGAGGGCGAGCCCCTCGATCTGCGCGTGGTCACCTCCAGCCCCGCCGCCACCGACGTGGAGATTCGGGTCAAGCGCGACGGCGAGCCCATTCACACCGGCCGGGCCCACATCGGCGCTGGCGAAGACGTGCTCCGTCTTCGCGAGACGGCCGCCGGCCCCGGACTTCACCGCTACGACGTCGAAATCTCCGCCGTCGATCCCAACGCCGACGGCGCACCCGAGGACAACTCCGGCAGCACCTTCGTGCGGGTGCGCGGGCCCTCGCTGGCCCTGGTGCTCGAGGGCGACAGCGGCAAAGGCGCTCCGCTGGCGCAGGCCCTCTCGGCGACCGGCTTTCGCGTCGTGCAGCGCACGACCAGCGGCGTGCCGGCCGACGTGGGCGAGCTCGCGGGCTTCGATCTGGTCGTGCTCAGCGACGTGCGCGCCAGCGATCTCGCCCCCTCGCAGATCGACGCCCTGGCCAGCTACGCCAAGGATCTGGGCGGCGGGCTGCTGCTGATGGGCGGCGATCGTTCCATGGGCCCCGGCGGGTATGCGCGAACGGCCATCGAGGACGTGTCGCCCGTCTCGTTCGACTTGAAAGAAGAGAAGCGGCGCGCGTCCCTCGCGGAGGTGATCGCCATCGACTACTCCGGATCGATGGGCATGACGGTGGGCGGCAAGACGAAGCTCGCGCTGGCCAACGAGGCCGCCGCGCGCTCCGCGTCCCTCCTCGGCCCCGGCGATCGCTTGGGGGTCGAGCACGTCGACGACCGGATCGCGTGGACCATCCCCGTGAGCCCGGTGACCGACGTCGAGGGCATCGCCAAGAAGATCCAGGCCGTGAGCGTCGGCGGCGGAGGCATCTACACGGACATCGCGCTCAAGGCCGGCTACGAGGCGCTCCAGTCGGAGCAGGTGAACCTGAAGCACCTGCTCCTCTTCGCCGACGGCGACGACGCCGAGCGCCTCGCGGGCTGCCGCGCGCTGACGAAGACGGCCATGGACCATGGCATCACCACCAGCGTCATCTCGCTCGGACGCGGCAACGACACCGCGGAGCTCGAGGTGCTCTCCAAGATCGGCGGCGGCCGTTTCTATCTGATCGACGACGCCAGCAAATTGCCCGCGGTCTTCTCGCAAGAGACGATCCTGGCCAGCAAGGGCGCCATCAAAGAGACGCCCTTCCACGCGGGCATCGGCGCGCCCATTCCGGCCACGCGCGGCATCGATTTCAGCCATGCACCGCCGCTCGGCGGCTATGTCATCACCGTCAAGAAGCCGCGGGCCACCGTGGCCCTCACCGCCGAGGAGGGCGATCCGCTGCTCGCCACCTGGGCGGTGGGCATCGGCCGGGTCGCCGCGTTCACCAGCGACTTCAAGGATCGTTGGGGGCGCGAGTGGCTCCAGTTCCCCGGCGCGCTGAAGATGTTCGGCCAGCTGGCGCGCGACACCGCGCGCAAGTCCGACGATCCGCGGGTCCGGCTCGAGAGCGACACCTCCGGCGGCGAGCTTCACATCCGCGCCGACGTGATCGGCGACGATGGGCGCGCGCAGACCTTCCGGCGCTTGACCGTTCATGTGGCGGGTCCCGATGGCTTTGCGCGCGATCTGGCGCTCGAGGCGGTGGGCGCCGGGCGCTATGCCGCGTCTGTACCCCTCTCGCGTCCGGGAACCTATGTGGCCACCGCCAAGGACGAGCTGGGCGGCGAGGCCGTCGGAACCACCGGCGCCGCCCTCACCGCCGGCGAAGAGCTCCGCCCCACGGGCACCGATCGCGCGCTGCTCACGCGCATCGCCACCATGACCGGCGGGAAAGTGCGCGACACCCTCGCCGGCATCTACGACGATCGCGGCGCCCGCCGCTTTGCGTACACCCCGCTGGGCGCTCCCCTCGCCTTGCTCGCCGCGCTGGCCATGGTGCTCGGCGTCGGCGCGCGCCGCCTCGGCGTCCCCGACTTCGTCACCCACGCCGCCGCGCGCCTTCGCGGCCTCTCCGCCCGCTCCAAAGAGGCCCGCGAAAAGCGCGCCGAAACCCGCGCGGCCGCCATCCAACGCGCGCAGGAGATCGAGCGCCTCAACACCGCCCTCCTCGCCACCAAGCAGCGCGCCACCCCGCTCTCTCGCACGCCGCACCCGGCACCGCCCACGGCGGGCCCCGGCCTCCGAAGCCCCCAAGCGCCGCCGCCTGCCGCAGCGCCCGCGCCGCCTGCATCACCGGCCGATCCGGCCGCACCGCCCGCGCGCGAGCTCTCCGCCGCCGAAAAGCTCGCGCTCAAACGCCGCGAACGCCGTTAG
- a CDS encoding DUF58 domain-containing protein, protein MSRSDLVDPAFARELEALRRKLQVRARSGGGGDHLGRRRGGSAEFLEHRPYAPGDDLRRIDWLAFARTGEPVFKLFRAEEDIVVRLVMDTSQSLDYGSPTKMLAAKRLAASVGYMALAQSERAQVVASSAGDFRMTEPTRGRASLPALLRDLDALAPHGGTDLARAIDSAVARSPRPGLMVVLSDFLDPGPFDVALTRAASAGHDVALVQVLAQEELEPSFEGDLAFEDAETSERVEVTVDPRAIDAYLARLRGLFATVRAIAKRCRGVYVRTSNVEPAIQAVRRFVARGVD, encoded by the coding sequence GTGAGCCGCTCCGATCTGGTCGATCCGGCCTTTGCGCGGGAGCTCGAGGCGCTGCGGCGCAAGCTCCAAGTCCGGGCGCGCTCGGGGGGCGGCGGCGATCACCTCGGCCGGCGCCGGGGCGGCAGCGCGGAGTTCCTCGAGCACCGGCCCTACGCACCGGGCGACGATCTGCGGCGCATCGACTGGCTCGCCTTTGCGCGCACCGGGGAGCCGGTGTTCAAGCTCTTTCGCGCGGAGGAAGACATCGTCGTGCGGCTGGTGATGGACACGAGCCAATCGCTCGACTACGGCAGCCCCACCAAGATGCTGGCCGCCAAACGACTGGCCGCCAGCGTCGGGTACATGGCGCTGGCGCAGTCGGAGCGCGCGCAGGTGGTCGCGTCGAGCGCCGGCGACTTCCGCATGACCGAGCCCACCCGCGGCCGGGCTAGCCTCCCGGCGCTCCTGCGCGATCTGGACGCCCTCGCGCCGCACGGCGGGACCGATCTGGCGCGCGCGATCGACAGCGCGGTGGCGCGCTCCCCGCGGCCCGGTCTGATGGTGGTGCTCAGCGACTTCCTCGATCCGGGCCCCTTCGACGTGGCGCTCACGCGCGCGGCCTCCGCGGGCCACGACGTGGCGTTGGTCCAGGTGCTGGCACAGGAAGAGCTCGAGCCCAGCTTCGAGGGGGATCTCGCCTTCGAGGACGCGGAGACGTCGGAGCGGGTGGAGGTCACGGTCGACCCGCGGGCCATCGACGCGTACCTCGCGCGGCTTCGGGGCCTCTTTGCGACGGTGCGGGCCATCGCCAAGCGGTGCCGTGGGGTCTACGTGCGCACCAGCAACGTGGAGCCCGCGATCCAGGCCGTGCGAAGGTTCGTCGCCCGCGGGGTCGACTGA